In Bos taurus isolate L1 Dominette 01449 registration number 42190680 breed Hereford chromosome 13, ARS-UCD2.0, whole genome shotgun sequence, the DNA window ttatcagagaaatgcaaatcaaaaccacaatgaggtaccatttcatgccagtcaaaatggctgctatccatagtctacaagcaataaatgctggaaagggtgtggggaaaagggaaccctcttacactgttgatgggaatgcaaactagtacagccactatggacaacagtgtgaagattccttaaaaaaatagaaatagaactgccatacgacccagcaatcccattgctgggcatacacactgaggaaaccagaattgaaagatacgtgtaccccaatgtccatcatagcactgtttataatagccaggacatggaagcaacctagatgtccatcagcagatgaatggataagaaagctatggtatatatacacaatgaagtattactcagccattaaaaataatacatttgaatcagtactaatgaggtggatgaaactggaaccgattatacagagtgaagtaagccagaaagaaaaacaccaatacagtatactaacacatacatatatggaatttagaaagatggtaacgataaccctgtatgagagacagcaaaagagacacagatgtatagaacagtcttttggactctgtgggagagggtgagggtgggatgatttgggaaaacggctttgaaacatgtataataacatatgtgaaatgaattgccaatcaggctcgatgcatgatacaggatgctcggggctggtgcactgggatgacccagagggatgggatggggagggaggtgggaggagctttcaggacggggaacacatgtacacccatggcggattcatcttgatgtattgcaaaaccaatacaatacaatacaatattgtaaagtaattagcctccaattaaaataaataaatttatattaaaactagaataaaataaattaattaaaaaataaattcacaaagcatcttaaaaaatatgtttcaagACTCACTTACCTTGTGTTTAAAGTTGAGATAATAACATATAACTCCAAGTTCTATCATGATAGAAAAGAAATTCAACTTGAACCATTTTTGTAAGCATCTATAGTagaataatgataaaataaatgtCTCTTATTTTGAGACCTCTCCATTTTTATCAATACCTTAGAAAAAGTGAAATTTACAAactattctgggtcttttcctTCAGTTTCTCTTTTCATGCCCTTGATTGTAGAAGGAAAAACACCCCctgaaaattaaggaaaaaatccaTGAGTTTGGCAGTCCTGTTCTCAACTCAATAATGCCTCTGAATTACCTGTAGAGCTTCGTAAACACAGAATGGGAAGTGACACAGTTGAGGTTCTGATTCAGTTTGTCTTCAGCTCAGTCATggaatttgtatttctaacaagaTCTCAGATACTGATGATGTTGGTGCATGGACCACACATTGAGAAGCACTGGTCTAGAGTGAACCTCTTGGTCTGTTTgggaagatcagatcagattagatcatatcagtcgctcagtcgtgtccgactctttgggaccccatgaatcgcagcacaccaggcctccctgtccatcaccaactcccggagttcacccagactcatgtccatcgagtcagcgatgccatctagccatctcatcctctgtcgtccccttctcctcctgcccccaatccctcccagcatcagagtcttttccaatgagtcaactcttcacatgaggtggccaaagtattggagcttcaactttagcatcattcctcccaaagaaatcccagggctgatctccttcagaatggactggttggatctccttgcagtccaagggactctcaagagtcttctccaacacgacagttcaaaagcattaattctttggcgctcagcattcttcacagtccaactctcacatccatacatgaccactggaaaaaccatagccttgactagacgaacctttgttagccaagtaatgtctctgcttttgaatatgttatctaagttggtcataactttccttccaaggagtaagcgtcttttaatttcatggctgcagtcaccatctgtagtgattttggagcccagaaaaataaagtctgatactgtttccactgtttccccatctatttcccatgaagtgatgggaccagatgccatgatcttagttttctgaatgttgagctttaagccaactttttcattctccactttcaccctcatcaagaggcttttcagttcctcttcactttctgccataagggttgtgtcatctgcatatctgaggttattgatatttctcccggcaatcttgattccagcttgtgtttcttccagtccagcgtttctcatgatgtactctgcatataagttaaataaacagggtgacaatatacaaccttgacgtactccctttcctatttggtaccagtctgttgttccatgtccagttctaactgttgcttcctgacctgcatacatatttctcaagaggcaggtcagatggtctggtattcccatctctttcagaattttccacagtttattgtgatccacacagtcaaaggctttggcatagtcataaagcagaaatagatgtttttctggaactctcttgctttttccatgatccagcggatgttggcaatttgatctctggttcctctgccttttctaaaaccagcttgaacgtcaggaagttcacggttcacatattgctgaagactggcttggagaatttaaagcATTacctcactagcatgtgagatgagtgcaattttgcggtagtttgagcattctttggcattgcctttctttgggattggaatgaaaactgaccttttccagtcccatgaccactgctgagttttccaaatttgctggcatattgagtgcagcactttcacagcatcatctttcaggacctggaacagctcaactggaagtccatcacctccactagctttgttcgtagtgatgttttctaaggcccacttgactttacattccaggatgtctggctctaggtcagtgatctcaccatcgtgattatctgggtcatgaagatcttttttgtacagttcttctgtgtattcttgccatctcttctttatatcttctgcttttgttaggtccataccatttctgtcctttatcgagcccatctttgcatgaaatgttccttcgatagctctgattttcttgaagagatctctattctttcccattctgttgttttcctctatttctttgcattgatcgctgaggaaggctttcttatctcttcttgctattcttcggaattctgcattcagatgtttatatctttccttttctcctttgcttttcgcttctcttcttttcacagctatttataaggcctccccagacagccattttgcttttttgcatttcttttccatggggatggtcttgatccctgtctcctgtacaatgtcatgaacctcattccatagctcatcaggcactctatctatcagatctaggcccttaaatctatttctcacttccactgtataatcataaaggatttgatttaggtcatacctgaatggtctagtggttttccctactttcttcaatttcagtctgaatttggcaataaggagttcatggtctgagccacagtcagctcctggtcttgtttttgctgactgtatacagcttctccatctttggctgcaaagaatataatcaatctgatttcggtgttgaccatctggtgatgtccatgtgtagagtcttctcttgtgttgttggaagagggtgtttgttatgaccagtgcattttcttggcaaaactctattagtctttgccctgcttcattccgtattccaaggccaaatttgcctgttactccaggtgtttcttgacttcctacttttgcattccagtcccctataatgaaaaggacatcttttttgggtgttagttctaaaagatcttgtaggtcttcatagaaccgttcaacttcagcttcttcagcattactggttggggcatagacttggattactgtgatattgaatggtttgccttggaaacgaacagagatcattctgtcatttttgagattgcatccaagtattgcatttcggactcttttgttgaccatgatggctactccatttcttctgagggattcctgtccacagtagtagatataatggtcatctgagttaaattcacccattccagtccatttcagttcgctgattcctagaatgtctacattcactgttgccatctcttgtttgaccacttccaatttgccttgattcatggacccgacattccaggttcctatgcaatattgctctttacagcatcggaccttgcttctatcaccagtcacatccacagctgggtattgtttttgttctggctccatcccttcattctttctggagttatttctccactgatctccagtagcatattgggcacctactgacctggggagtttctctttcagtatcctatcattttgccttttcatactgttcatggggttctcaaggcaagcatactgaagtggtttgccattcccttcttcagtgaaccacattctgtcagatctctccaccatgacccacccatcttgggttgccccacgggcatggcttagtttcattgagttagacaaagctgtggtcctagtgtgattagattgactagttttctgagtatggtttcagtgtgtctgccctctgatgccctcttgcaacacctaccgtcttacttgggtttctcttaccttgcatgaggggtatctcctcactgccacccttcctgaccttcaacgtgggatagctcctctaggccctcctgtgcgcGCGCAGCCATggcatggggttggtcctcccggccactgcccctggcctcgggtgtggggttgctcctcccggccgcttaCTCACAGAGTACCTGGTCTCAGCTCCTCAGCATTTCTGAATTTCCTTCCAGGGTGAGCCTGAACCACCCTGTTCTCTTGGAGGAACTGGTTCTCTCTGCCATTGCCCCAAAGCATAAGAAAACCCCAGCTCTGGTTGCCCTTCGCTACCTGATACAGCATGGGATTGTGGTTTTGGCCAAGGGTAACAATAAGAAGTGGATCAAGGAGAATATACAGGTGATGAGTGGAACTGTGGGGATAGGGTTCCCAAGGAATATCCTTCACGAGGgtcattctttttctgattctcaGACTGTCTTTGGGCCAAGGCGAGTTACCTGTTCTTTCCCTGAGCATGAATGCCTTGTGTGTATTCCTGGTGGTTTTCTCTTCCTGCTGTGGCAACAGGAGAGGCATCATGTTTGGAGAGGGTCACAGTTGGACAGATAATGGAGGTTTTAGTTTGAGCATTACGTTTTCAATGTATTCTGTCACTTCACGCAAATGacgttttgttttctttgttctcaATTGATGCAATtgaattatttgatatttttagaaCGTTTAAATCACTCTAACAAAACATCACATATTGAGTgcctgagaaaaaaattaaatttgtttctcACAATTCTGAAGCTGGAGATTTCAGTTCAGGGTGCCCGTGTGGTCAGGTGAGGGTGCTGCTGCAAGTCACAGgcttctttttgtattttaacaTGGTGGAGGGGGCAATAGAGCTCTCCCAAATATCTTCTATGAATATGATAttgtgatgcttttgaattgtggtgttggagaagactcttgaaagtcccttggactgcaaggagatctaaccagtccattctgaaggagatcagccctgggtgttctttggaaggaatgatgctaaagctgaaactccagtactttggccacctcatgtgaagagttgattcattggaagagactctgatattgggagggattgggggcaggaggaaaaggggaagagagaggatgagatggctggatggcatcaccgacttgatggatgtaagtttgagtgaactccgggagatggtgatggacagggaggcctggtgtgctgcgattcatggggtcgcaaagagttggacacgactgagtgactgaactgaactgaaatctcattcatgagggctccaccatCATTACCTAATCGCCTCTCAAAAATTTCACTTCTAACACCATCAACATGTGAATATGAGGGCAGAAATATTATGGCAGTGATCTTTAACCTCCAAagcattgtgtttttattttgcatttcactGAATTCTAATAAggtttcattttcatatatttaatctTCATGAGTTTCTGTCTTTGTGAAGTTCTTCAATAGTTTGTCCATTTTTGCTAGgttgtattttgttttcagtgtAGGAGACCATTATTGTACCTTTAGCCATAGCTGTACAGGAAACTCCTCAGTTTCAGGATTTAATTCAGAGATCATTTATGTGTCTCTTGCTTCTGTGGTTTACTATCAGCCTTTACTCAGCTAAGCTGTTGTCCTCTTGGCTGGGTTCTTTTATGAATTTGAGGTTTGGCTCAGAGCAGCTTGGCAGTTCTGCTTTAGCAGGTGGATATGGCTCTTGTCAGATGGGCCTTCATGTTTCTCTGTATAGTTTTTCATGAATATTTGACTTGACTGTGCCAACTAACCTACTCTTCATTTCAGCACAGGGCTATGACCTCAAGTCAGTGATTAGGGAAAAAGTCCTCTTCCTGTCTGGGCTCAGATCTGGCTTACCACTTCTGGGACATATCACTATTCAATGCAGGTTACAAGTCAGGCCAAGTCAAAGGGAAGGGAAATTGTCCCCTGATGAATTGTTTCCATGTTTCCATTTAAATTTGGTTCTGTAATCTAGCTGGAACTGATTATCTAAGATAATATGAAAATGGATACATACATGTTTATGTacatgctaatgctaagtcacttcagtcgtgtccgactctgtgcaaccccatagacagcagcccactgggctcccctgtccctgggattctccaggcaagaacactggagtgggttgccatttccttctccaatgcatgaaagtgaaaagtgaaagtgaagttactcagtcgtgcccgactcttagcgaccccatggactgcagcctaccaggctcctccgtccatgggattttccaggcaagagtactggagtgggttgccattgccttctctgatgtttgtgtatatttaaatgtaaatctaAGGTTCCATATTTCCTCACAGATTTTCATTGTCAGCCCAGCCACATATCAAGTttccataaatacattttttggtgtctcttttctatttaaatattcagttttatACACTGTGTTCTTAAAGTAAAAACTCAGTTTTGCTTTTCAGAatggtaattttttattttttaagaatgtcCTGACTGCTTTTGATTAGCTctcttttatttagaatttagTATCACTTTACCaacttccaggaaagaatatatgCTCAAGTCTTTGGTTCATGTTGCATTGAAACACTAGATCACTTTGGTGAAAATGAATTTCTTTACAAAATTGACCTCGCAATTTCATGATTATGAtgtgaatttttaattattaaggtGTTCTTTAATGTTTTAACAATTTCATTA includes these proteins:
- the LOC132346862 gene encoding craniofacial development protein 2-like; the protein is KLPRSVGAQYATGDQWRNNSRKNEGMEPEQKQYPAVDVTGDRSKVRCCKEQYCIGTWNVGSMNQGKLEVVKQEMATVNVDILGISELKWTGMGEFNSDDHYIYYCGQESLRRNGVAIMVNKRVRNAILGCNLKNDRMISVRFQGKPFNITVIQVYAPTSNAEEAEVERFYEDLQDLLELTPKKDVLFIIGDWNAKVGSQETPGVTGKFGLGIRNEAGQRLIEFCQENALVITNTLFQQHKRRLYTWTSPDGQHRNQIDYILCSQRWRSCIQSAKTRPGADCGSDHELLIAKFRLKLKKVGKTTRPFRYDLNQGCFSFYNQGHEKRN